The nucleotide window AGAGCACCATTTAGTTGCTGTTCATGCTTCAGAGATGGAGTGACACATGCTTGGACAAAAGTGCATGGACAGTATCAGCTTCATGAACTCAAGTAGTTTTAACAGCTAAATACTGCATGTATCTCTTGATGATCTGACGCAAATCGTTGTACCTGAAATAACAGGAAATAATAGGCATACAGAAAAGAAATGAGAGCACACAATCATTTAAAATTCTGTATTAAAATACTCTTAAATTCAAGTCTGTATATCTATTTTGGGAAGtacctcttcttcagtttctGTATCTCTCTTTCCTCTTCCTCTTGCAATTTTGTGATGAAGCTTTGTAGCACAGGAAGCTCAAACTTGATGTATTGTGCCACCTTCCGGATAAGATCGAGTAttacaacaaaatatacaatatcacACTGTTGTGTACTTGCTTTTATATGATGATTTTGTCTCTTACATCATAGGTAACCTCTTCCACCTGGTCCGTCTCCATTAGGAAGATTTTGCTGACCTGTTCACAAGGGCCTTGCAAAATTCTGACTGCCAATGGATGGTCATTCGGTTTTAGCTGATGTCTCTCTGGAAGCAGGAATAGGCAAAGGAACACATGAGCAAATATTGTGCAAAATTCAGAATGTATTAGTGGACTGACCATACACCATGCATTGCAAGCCTAAGAAAGATGTAACAAAATTTAATTCAACATGGTTGCTCCAGTTCTAACATACCTCCACTAGTGTGGACAAGATAGAGGTTAAATTTGTCTGGGTTGTTCTCAATCTTGAACTTGTTGAATAAAACCCGCAACACCTGTGCTGTTGTCATACAACTGTTGACGCGAACATTGGTCACAGAACCAAACGCTGGGGTAAAAACTGCCGTCTATTTGAGAGAAGGAATTTTTCGATCAACTTGTGGGAGACATTTTAATAATGTACCTTGACAACACATGAAAACACAAGGGTTCAACTCCTACCTTGTGGTTGTAGAAGTGGCCGTTAAAGGAGCATCTGTGTCTGTTGACTCTCCTGATTCCAAATCTCCGACCACCAATTCTTCTCCCACCGACATCACTTCTGGTCCTGAGGAGATGCTCGTACTGTGACGCCTCCTGCTCTCCATCACCTGTCAGACGAGGTATAACCAAAACAAGACAGACACAGTCAATATACAAATATACCTAATAGAGAGTAAATGACAGTGaacactgtatttttacagtgattttaaggtttttgaaaaaataaagaatgcatTCACCTTCCTCTTCTTTCTCTTCACCCGAGCTGTCTTTTGATTGGTTGTCTGCTGCAGTGACCTCAATGGAAATAGAGGCCTGGTTTGTTTCATGATTTCTGGAAGGCAAGAAAGTAACAACTTAAATAAATGGAATGTTATGGGTTAAATACAAATTCAACCTTTTGACTCtcattttgggaaaaaaaaacaacaaccctcACACATacagaaatgcacttacaatagaagtctatggggccaGCGTTCCAGTGGGTTTAAAACAGGAAATACGCTTCTATTTTTGTTAAAACTCTTAAGCAAAAAGTTTATTATTTTATCTGGAAAGTCCtttttgaggtgggactacttttctagatGGATAATCTTCTGGTTAAGTGTTACCAATGTAATTCCTGTTGATGTGTTTGCTTCGTGTAAACACTACTTTACTGCTAGTTACTTCATGACAATTTCTACCAGGTTTACCggatttacatggtcatgacaagagttgaaagattggatataactACTTTGAacaaggttagtaaatgattctATCATACTAGTCACATTTTAACACATAGTATTATGGCTATACTTTgaagaaattatattaaatacaaaaaataaacacattttttt belongs to Myxocyprinus asiaticus isolate MX2 ecotype Aquarium Trade chromosome 43, UBuf_Myxa_2, whole genome shotgun sequence and includes:
- the rassf2b gene encoding ras association domain-containing protein 2b; protein product: MDSVDSDKMQIGENKFVSKRTILSHLKTYNIYYEGQALQLRHREEEGELIIEGLLNVFWGVRRPIRLQMQDEKEPDRPRPSLTSLSAEMDISTDKNHETNQASISIEVTAADNQSKDSSGEEKEEEGDGEQEASQYEHLLRTRSDVGGRRIGGRRFGIRRVNRHRCSFNGHFYNHKTAVFTPAFGSVTNVRVNSCMTTAQVLRVLFNKFKIENNPDKFNLYLVHTSGERHQLKPNDHPLAVRILQGPCEQVSKIFLMETDQVEEVTYDVAQYIKFELPVLQSFITKLQEEEEREIQKLKKRYNDLRQIIKRYMQYLAVKTT